The following proteins come from a genomic window of Thermoleophilia bacterium:
- a CDS encoding trimethylamine methyltransferase family protein, translated as MSLGIYGLWSEDALEAMHQTALRLLGGIGVKVPSPAVRELLLNAGCTTGDTDRIRMSQSVIDEALAACPPQFVQAARNAANDLTIDPSPGPVFVHNTGETAIVLNPLTGQSRPSTFTDQVAAARVMHQLHHQHSINPPLTPQDVPGPLVPLYSYLALVSESDKHIGGPGISLARQGEYLHQMASLAVGDGDARDARRLSLYVSPVSPLQLGGEVSEGLIVAAKAGAVCQILPAPTAGTTAPVTLTAALAQQHAEVLAGVVVVQAVNPGTPCIYGPRLQASDPRSGLAAWGMPVLGLCAAGGTLLARRVGLASDCYGLATDAKVLDAQNGYECALNGLLGAIARPRYLSGLGSLDSVAAICFEQMEVDDEMLGYLFYILEERPWDAEALDLAALEQGALAGNFLGVRQTRKFLRREACPTSLSYHGGLQEWQARERTSVIEPARERLREHLTAQPASLPSSVEGELCELIDNAAREFGLDDWPDPRRLLDEARQALASGAAVERILFADAAESRA; from the coding sequence ATGTCACTGGGGATCTACGGCCTGTGGTCGGAGGACGCACTCGAGGCGATGCATCAGACGGCCCTGCGCCTGCTCGGGGGGATCGGCGTGAAGGTGCCGTCGCCGGCGGTCCGCGAACTGCTGCTGAACGCGGGCTGTACGACCGGCGACACTGACCGCATACGCATGTCGCAGTCTGTCATCGACGAGGCGCTGGCCGCCTGCCCGCCGCAGTTCGTGCAAGCGGCGCGCAACGCCGCCAACGATCTGACCATCGATCCGTCGCCAGGACCGGTGTTCGTTCACAACACCGGCGAGACGGCGATCGTCCTCAACCCGCTGACGGGCCAGTCGCGGCCGTCGACGTTCACCGACCAAGTAGCCGCCGCTCGCGTCATGCACCAGCTGCACCACCAGCACTCCATCAACCCGCCACTCACACCACAGGACGTGCCGGGTCCGCTCGTGCCGCTCTACTCGTACCTCGCCCTCGTCTCCGAATCGGACAAGCACATCGGTGGACCAGGAATCTCGCTCGCTCGCCAGGGCGAGTACCTCCACCAGATGGCGAGCCTCGCCGTGGGAGACGGCGATGCCCGCGATGCTCGCCGTCTGAGCCTCTACGTTTCGCCGGTCTCGCCCCTCCAGCTTGGTGGAGAGGTGAGCGAGGGTCTGATCGTAGCAGCGAAGGCCGGCGCCGTCTGCCAGATTCTGCCGGCACCAACAGCCGGGACGACCGCACCGGTCACGCTCACCGCGGCGCTGGCGCAACAGCACGCCGAGGTGCTCGCCGGAGTCGTCGTCGTACAAGCGGTCAACCCGGGCACGCCGTGCATCTACGGGCCACGGCTTCAGGCCAGCGACCCTCGTTCCGGCCTCGCCGCATGGGGTATGCCTGTGCTCGGCCTCTGCGCCGCCGGCGGCACGCTGCTGGCACGCAGAGTCGGCCTGGCGTCGGACTGCTACGGCCTCGCCACCGACGCCAAAGTGCTCGACGCGCAAAACGGCTACGAGTGCGCGCTCAACGGCCTGCTCGGCGCAATCGCGCGGCCGCGCTACCTCTCCGGCCTCGGCAGTCTCGACTCCGTCGCGGCGATCTGCTTCGAGCAGATGGAGGTCGACGACGAGATGCTCGGCTACCTCTTCTACATCCTCGAGGAGCGACCCTGGGATGCCGAGGCGCTCGACTTGGCCGCCCTTGAACAGGGCGCCCTCGCCGGCAACTTCCTCGGCGTGCGCCAGACGCGCAAGTTCCTGCGCCGCGAAGCGTGCCCGACGTCGCTCTCGTACCACGGAGGCTTGCAGGAGTGGCAGGCGCGCGAGCGCACGAGTGTGATCGAGCCCGCGCGCGAACGTCTGCGCGAACACCTGACGGCGCAACCGGCCAGCTTGCCGAGCAGCGTCGAAGGCGAGCTCTGCGAGCTCATCGACAACGCCGCGCGCGAGTTCGGTCTGGACGACTGGCCAGATCCTCGGCGTCTACTCGACGAGGCACGCCAAGCACTGGCCAGCGGCGCGGCCGTCGAACGCATCCTCTTCGCCGACGCCGCGGAGTCGCGCGCGTGA
- a CDS encoding Xaa-Pro peptidase family protein, translating to MNSALPRPVAAPADACTARVRRVQSAVAAAGLAALIVSPGPDLRYLTGFDTRLIDRLLCLVLPATGDPSLVVPVVEEAAVAAAPLATAGAAICSWADGDDPYARVAALLPEDGEIAVSDAMLTVQSYWLREAAPRLRQRPASAVLAPFRTRKDADEVAALRAAGAAIDAVHARVPEWLRVGRTEAEVGADIRMGMLAAGHEAPELVIVASGPNAASPHHGVSARTIQDGDAVVVDIGGAMPSGYWSDCTRTYVMGSPSQELVELYAVLEAAQAAGCAAVKAGVPAAAVDAAARDVIVAAGYGPYFTHRTGHGIGLLAHEEPSIRAANEERLDEGMAFSVEPGIYIPGACGARLEDIVVCTADGHEPLNRGSHDLVVLGS from the coding sequence GTGAACAGCGCGCTCCCACGTCCCGTCGCGGCCCCAGCCGACGCCTGCACCGCACGGGTACGGCGTGTGCAGAGCGCCGTCGCCGCCGCTGGCTTGGCGGCGCTCATCGTCTCACCCGGTCCGGACCTACGATACCTAACGGGGTTCGACACGCGGCTGATCGACCGCCTTCTCTGCTTGGTCCTGCCGGCCACCGGCGACCCGAGCCTCGTCGTCCCCGTCGTCGAGGAAGCGGCCGTCGCCGCGGCACCATTGGCGACGGCCGGCGCCGCGATATGTTCCTGGGCCGACGGCGACGACCCCTACGCTCGCGTCGCCGCCCTACTGCCCGAGGACGGCGAGATCGCCGTCAGCGACGCCATGCTGACGGTGCAGAGCTACTGGCTGCGCGAGGCCGCACCGAGGCTCCGGCAGAGACCGGCGAGCGCCGTTCTGGCACCGTTCCGGACGCGCAAGGACGCAGACGAGGTGGCGGCGCTCCGAGCCGCCGGCGCCGCCATCGACGCCGTACATGCGCGCGTACCCGAGTGGCTACGCGTCGGCCGCACAGAGGCAGAGGTCGGCGCCGACATTCGCATGGGCATGCTCGCCGCCGGACATGAGGCTCCGGAGCTCGTCATCGTCGCCTCCGGGCCCAACGCGGCCAGCCCCCACCACGGCGTCTCCGCGCGCACGATTCAGGATGGCGACGCCGTCGTCGTCGACATCGGCGGCGCCATGCCCTCGGGCTACTGGTCGGACTGCACGCGCACTTACGTCATGGGTAGCCCGTCGCAGGAGTTGGTGGAGCTCTATGCCGTGCTCGAGGCAGCGCAGGCAGCCGGGTGCGCCGCCGTCAAAGCCGGCGTGCCGGCAGCGGCCGTCGACGCAGCGGCGCGTGACGTCATCGTCGCCGCTGGCTACGGCCCGTACTTCACGCACCGCACAGGGCACGGCATCGGACTGCTCGCACATGAGGAACCCAGCATCCGCGCCGCAAACGAGGAGCGGCTCGACGAGGGCATGGCTTTCAGCGTCGAGCCCGGCATCTACATCCCGGGGGCCTGCGGCGCCCGTCTCGAAGACATCGTCGTCTGCACGGCCGACGGCCACGAGCCGCTGAACCGCGGATCACACGATCTCGTCGTCCTCGGGAGCTAG
- a CDS encoding diguanylate cyclase: MDTAESLQLVLLVVSAIIAVALLVFAVRNWREPLAPYFAATFVCLIVWSVGSAMEVSSTTLAGHLFWTDFQFFGYVPIAAFWFFTMRRIMGAPRLPALLTTAIWGFCIAILLGVLFNPGYVHRDPSAFVVRGDGAVTIQDLGPLYLYAVTPYTSLLLVGCAIMLLHSARTRSGTYRRRVTTLAVVTLVPVIAAALFVAGALPWAEYDPSMAEVTLVTAVCGFVVWHYRLLGLAPLAHGTVIEHLADGVIVLNDDHQIVDANPSARAIFPNLTRAMMGESLKIALAPYPDVADAVEVVTTTGSDTSQLPRHGCCDENEAVGSRTHGGSFITVNVADAGSRQGCDKHFSVAKTEIHDRAGRNLGTAIVFHDVTRNVDLMNQIKRLADTDSLTGCLTRRRFLELAGQEIARARRKDLPLSMLLLDLDNFKEINDRYGHAAGDEVLRVVATACRAELRSLDLVGRYGGDEFCVLMPHVRPDEAEGIAQRLCRSVAALVVRFNGDQIRTTISIGVAGAVTIGEHSVVSMLADADKALYTAKRGGRDRMSSFAG; this comes from the coding sequence TTGGACACGGCTGAATCTCTACAACTCGTTCTGCTCGTTGTCTCGGCGATCATCGCCGTAGCGCTCCTCGTCTTCGCGGTGCGTAACTGGCGGGAGCCTTTGGCGCCCTACTTCGCCGCCACCTTCGTGTGCTTGATCGTGTGGAGTGTGGGCAGCGCGATGGAGGTATCGAGCACCACGCTCGCCGGCCATCTCTTCTGGACCGACTTCCAGTTCTTCGGTTATGTGCCGATCGCTGCGTTCTGGTTCTTCACGATGCGCCGGATCATGGGCGCCCCTCGACTGCCGGCGCTGCTGACGACTGCTATCTGGGGCTTCTGCATCGCGATCCTCCTCGGTGTGCTCTTCAACCCCGGCTACGTGCATCGCGATCCCAGTGCGTTTGTCGTGCGGGGAGACGGTGCCGTGACTATCCAAGATCTCGGCCCTCTGTACCTTTACGCCGTGACGCCGTACACGAGCCTGCTGCTCGTGGGGTGCGCGATCATGCTCCTTCACAGTGCGCGAACTCGGAGCGGCACGTATCGTCGCCGCGTCACCACGCTCGCCGTCGTGACTCTCGTGCCGGTGATCGCCGCCGCCTTGTTCGTTGCCGGTGCGCTTCCCTGGGCGGAGTACGATCCATCCATGGCCGAGGTCACGCTGGTGACGGCCGTCTGCGGCTTCGTCGTGTGGCACTACCGGCTGCTTGGTTTGGCCCCATTGGCCCACGGCACCGTGATCGAACATCTGGCCGACGGCGTGATTGTGCTCAACGACGACCATCAAATCGTCGATGCGAATCCGTCGGCTCGGGCGATCTTTCCCAACCTGACCCGGGCCATGATGGGCGAGTCGCTCAAGATCGCTCTGGCTCCGTACCCGGATGTTGCCGACGCGGTGGAGGTGGTGACCACAACCGGCAGCGACACGAGCCAGTTGCCTCGACATGGCTGCTGCGACGAGAACGAGGCCGTTGGCTCACGTACGCACGGTGGGTCGTTCATCACGGTCAACGTCGCCGACGCCGGGTCGCGCCAAGGCTGCGACAAGCACTTCAGTGTCGCCAAGACAGAGATTCATGATCGTGCCGGGCGCAATCTGGGGACGGCAATCGTGTTCCACGACGTCACGCGCAATGTCGATCTCATGAACCAGATCAAGCGCCTTGCCGACACCGACAGCTTAACCGGGTGCCTCACGCGCCGTCGGTTTCTCGAATTGGCCGGGCAAGAGATCGCTCGTGCGCGGCGCAAAGATCTTCCGCTCTCGATGCTGCTGCTCGATCTCGACAATTTCAAGGAGATCAACGATCGCTACGGCCACGCCGCCGGCGACGAGGTGCTGCGCGTTGTCGCCACTGCCTGTCGCGCGGAGTTGCGTTCGCTCGACTTGGTCGGGCGCTACGGTGGCGACGAGTTCTGCGTGCTCATGCCGCACGTGCGCCCCGACGAGGCCGAAGGCATTGCTCAGCGACTCTGCCGCTCGGTGGCGGCGTTGGTCGTTCGCTTCAATGGCGATCAGATTCGCACGACGATCAGCATCGGTGTCGCGGGGGCAGTGACGATCGGCGAACATAGCGTTGTGAGCATGCTCGCCGACGCCGACAAAGCGCTGTACACGGCCAAGCGGGGCGGACGCGACCGTATGAGCTCCTTCGCCGGCTGA
- a CDS encoding ABC transporter ATP-binding protein, which translates to MFELTDVRKRYKQGRKVVDALRGVDLEINEGEFLAIQGSTGSGKSTLLQMLGAMDRPSSGTVSFEGRDLGRMREGDLAELRSHSFGFIFQAFNLIPTLSAAENVETALVPWGVKSAERRERALVALEGVGLAGRARHLPSEMSGGEQQRVAIARALVRAPRVILADEPTGNLDERTRDEIIELLEALWRDRDQTLVVVTHDTWVANRASRRIWLADGEIVASEGDAALELAEEEEPVPIGVCAAATPVAASLAWLA; encoded by the coding sequence TTGTTCGAACTCACGGATGTACGTAAGCGGTACAAGCAAGGACGCAAGGTGGTCGACGCGCTGCGGGGCGTGGATCTCGAGATCAATGAAGGGGAGTTCCTGGCGATCCAGGGATCGACTGGCTCCGGAAAGAGCACCCTGCTACAGATGCTCGGCGCCATGGATAGGCCCAGCAGTGGGACGGTGAGCTTTGAAGGTCGAGACCTCGGGCGCATGAGAGAGGGCGACCTGGCGGAGCTGAGGAGCCACTCCTTCGGCTTCATCTTCCAGGCGTTCAACCTGATCCCCACGCTCTCGGCTGCTGAGAACGTGGAGACCGCGCTGGTGCCATGGGGAGTCAAGTCCGCGGAGCGACGCGAGCGCGCGCTCGTGGCGCTCGAAGGCGTCGGACTGGCCGGTCGCGCCCGCCACTTGCCCTCGGAGATGTCCGGCGGCGAGCAGCAGAGGGTTGCCATTGCGCGCGCGCTCGTGCGCGCGCCGCGGGTGATTCTCGCCGACGAGCCTACCGGCAACCTTGACGAGCGGACGCGTGACGAGATCATCGAACTCCTGGAGGCTCTGTGGCGTGATCGCGACCAGACGTTGGTCGTGGTCACACACGACACATGGGTCGCGAACCGGGCCTCGCGTCGCATCTGGCTGGCGGACGGAGAGATTGTCGCCAGCGAAGGCGACGCCGCTTTGGAGCTTGCTGAGGAGGAGGAGCCAGTCCCAATCGGCGTGTGCGCGGCTGCCACGCCGGTTGCTGCCAGCCTCGCCTGGCTGGCCTGA
- a CDS encoding ABC transporter permease — MFFTYIWREVRRRHRQALLTALGLAVGVGLVVAVTAYAGGVSAAQDQVLQSLYGVGTDISITKTAQLEGQQGGPMEIGMNPGDKEQQGEKFSRDRLQSAAGQQSMSVKRVDQVADVDGVAAATGALVLTATHVEGKFAEAFNNESGQSGQSGQSGQSGSGQSDTPQPSASQAPIQISSFTLTGVETETTEVGPLAASQVVTGRSLTETDASKKVALVDKAYAEQEEYAVGDKITIGGKKFKIVGIVTSTSGTSSTNVYIPLAWAQKLSDNENKVNQIYVRATSSDQIPEVASAIEAAFPAATVTTSADLAEQVSGSLKSASDLADRLGKWLAIAALVAAFLVASLLTVSSVSRRVREFGTLKALGWRSPRIVAQVMGESLVQGLVGGVLGLLIGLAGAQLIVWFSPELEASVTSAIGAAAGPGGGMGGPQQAVEQAAQTVSIAMTAPVSLQLAGVAVGLAVAGGLLAGAIGGWRASRLRPADALRRLD, encoded by the coding sequence ATGTTCTTCACGTACATCTGGCGGGAAGTACGCCGCCGGCACCGGCAGGCGCTGCTCACGGCGCTGGGCCTGGCGGTGGGTGTTGGCCTCGTCGTCGCCGTCACCGCCTACGCCGGCGGCGTCAGCGCAGCTCAAGATCAAGTGCTGCAATCGCTCTACGGCGTCGGAACGGATATCTCGATTACGAAGACCGCCCAATTGGAGGGACAGCAGGGCGGGCCGATGGAGATCGGCATGAACCCGGGTGACAAGGAACAACAGGGTGAGAAGTTCTCGCGCGACAGGTTGCAGAGCGCCGCAGGCCAGCAGTCGATGTCGGTGAAGCGCGTTGATCAGGTTGCGGACGTCGACGGCGTCGCGGCCGCGACAGGCGCGCTCGTGTTGACGGCGACGCATGTCGAGGGCAAGTTCGCCGAGGCCTTCAACAATGAAAGCGGCCAATCTGGCCAGAGCGGCCAGAGTGGACAGAGCGGCAGCGGGCAGAGCGACACGCCTCAGCCCTCTGCCTCGCAGGCGCCCATCCAGATCTCGTCATTCACTCTGACCGGCGTGGAGACTGAGACTACGGAAGTTGGGCCACTCGCCGCGAGCCAGGTGGTGACGGGGAGGTCCTTGACTGAGACCGACGCGAGCAAGAAGGTCGCCCTCGTCGACAAGGCCTACGCGGAGCAGGAAGAGTACGCGGTGGGCGACAAGATCACCATCGGCGGCAAGAAGTTCAAGATCGTCGGCATCGTGACCTCCACGAGCGGCACATCCTCCACCAACGTCTACATCCCTCTCGCTTGGGCTCAGAAGCTCAGCGACAACGAGAACAAGGTCAATCAGATCTACGTGCGCGCTACAAGCTCTGATCAGATTCCAGAAGTTGCGAGCGCCATCGAGGCAGCCTTCCCCGCAGCGACAGTGACGACCTCCGCTGATCTTGCCGAACAGGTGAGCGGTTCCTTGAAGAGCGCCTCTGATCTTGCCGATCGTCTCGGGAAGTGGCTCGCCATCGCCGCACTGGTCGCTGCCTTCCTGGTCGCCAGCTTGCTCACGGTCTCGTCCGTTTCGCGGCGCGTGCGCGAGTTCGGCACGCTCAAGGCTCTCGGTTGGAGAAGTCCGCGCATCGTTGCTCAGGTCATGGGTGAATCGCTCGTGCAAGGGCTTGTCGGTGGCGTACTGGGTCTCCTCATCGGCTTGGCCGGCGCGCAGCTCATCGTCTGGTTCTCGCCCGAGCTCGAAGCATCGGTGACGAGCGCGATCGGTGCTGCGGCGGGGCCCGGCGGTGGAATGGGAGGACCTCAGCAAGCGGTCGAGCAAGCGGCACAGACGGTAAGCATCGCCATGACGGCGCCGGTCAGCCTGCAACTCGCCGGGGTCGCGGTTGGATTGGCTGTCGCCGGCGGTCTCCTCGCTGGAGCCATCGGTGGCTGGCGTGCCTCGCGCCTGCGCCCCGCGGATGCGCTGCGCCGTCTCGACTGA
- a CDS encoding serine hydrolase, which translates to MPPSDDKRRWPLFAAALGACVLAALTLTAISTLAPATYSADAAPSPSATETSSTASPSPSVSASPEPTASPTPTPSPTPTPATFPSAKSIRKAIAYLRTRDCDAALAVVDSSGELHGYRADRQYTSASVVKAMLLVQYLRTHKTLTSSVRSTLSAMITQSDNAAAYRIHAVVGGAGLRRLARTAGMKRFVPGTNVLYSKITAADQARFFAQLDELVPKRHLSFARGLLEHICARQTWGVPEIARPRWRVLFKSGWFGAASDPFTIVNQVARLERGQRMWTVAILTDDNPPSPYALATLRGVTRRLLGTT; encoded by the coding sequence GTGCCACCCTCTGACGACAAGCGCCGTTGGCCGCTCTTCGCGGCGGCCCTCGGCGCTTGCGTGCTGGCGGCCCTCACTCTCACGGCAATCAGCACGCTGGCGCCCGCAACGTACTCGGCCGACGCGGCGCCATCGCCATCCGCCACCGAGACGTCGTCCACCGCGTCGCCATCTCCGAGCGTCTCCGCATCGCCGGAGCCGACAGCGTCACCCACACCCACACCCTCACCGACCCCAACGCCGGCGACGTTCCCCAGCGCCAAGTCCATCCGCAAGGCGATCGCCTACCTACGCACCCGCGATTGCGATGCGGCCCTCGCCGTCGTCGACTCCTCCGGCGAGCTGCACGGCTATCGCGCCGATCGACAGTACACGAGCGCCAGTGTCGTCAAGGCCATGCTGCTCGTGCAGTATCTGCGCACGCACAAGACCCTCACATCCAGCGTGCGCTCAACGCTGTCCGCAATGATCACGCAATCGGACAACGCCGCCGCCTACCGCATTCACGCCGTCGTCGGCGGCGCGGGCCTGCGCAGACTCGCCCGCACCGCAGGTATGAAGCGTTTCGTCCCCGGCACCAACGTCCTCTACTCGAAGATCACCGCCGCCGACCAGGCGCGCTTCTTCGCCCAGCTCGACGAGCTGGTGCCCAAGCGCCACCTCAGCTTCGCCCGCGGGCTCCTCGAACACATCTGCGCGCGCCAGACCTGGGGCGTGCCGGAGATCGCCCGCCCTCGCTGGCGCGTCCTCTTCAAGAGCGGGTGGTTCGGGGCCGCAAGCGATCCCTTCACCATCGTGAACCAAGTGGCTCGGCTCGAGCGCGGCCAGCGCATGTGGACGGTGGCCATCCTCACCGACGACAACCCACCGTCGCCCTATGCGCTCGCTACCCTCCGTGGCGTCACACGCCGCCTCCTCGGCACGACCTAG
- a CDS encoding response regulator transcription factor has product MDETPQQRTRILVVDDESSITDLVSMALRYEGFEPEIAHNGQQAMSKTQSFRPGLIVLDVMLPDFDGFEVARRLRAERVSVPILFLTARDASTDKVRGLTIGGDDYVTKPFSVEELVARIRAILRRSEGAKKREDSVLSFADLELDEDTHEVLRDGHPIDLTPTEFKLLHYLMLNPRRVLSKSQIMDRVWAYDFGGRANVVETYISYLRKKVDADGAPLIHTIRGVGYSLRLPSGEA; this is encoded by the coding sequence ATGGACGAGACACCACAGCAACGCACCCGCATCCTGGTCGTCGACGACGAATCGAGCATCACCGACCTCGTCAGCATGGCCCTCCGCTACGAGGGATTCGAACCGGAGATCGCCCACAACGGCCAGCAGGCGATGAGCAAGACGCAGTCGTTTCGTCCCGGTCTCATCGTGCTCGACGTCATGCTGCCTGACTTCGACGGCTTCGAGGTGGCACGCCGCCTGCGTGCCGAGCGCGTCAGCGTGCCCATCCTCTTCCTCACCGCTCGCGACGCCTCCACCGACAAGGTGCGTGGGCTGACCATCGGCGGCGACGACTACGTCACCAAGCCGTTCAGCGTCGAGGAGCTCGTAGCGCGCATCCGCGCCATCCTGCGACGCAGCGAGGGAGCCAAGAAGCGCGAAGACAGCGTGCTCTCGTTCGCCGATCTGGAGCTCGACGAAGACACGCACGAAGTGCTTCGCGACGGCCATCCCATCGATCTCACGCCCACAGAGTTCAAACTGCTCCACTACCTGATGCTCAACCCACGGCGAGTGCTCTCCAAGTCGCAGATCATGGACCGCGTGTGGGCCTACGACTTCGGCGGTCGCGCCAACGTCGTCGAGACGTACATCAGCTACCTGCGTAAGAAAGTCGACGCCGACGGCGCGCCGCTCATCCACACCATTCGCGGCGTCGGCTACAGTCTGCGCCTTCCCAGCGGCGAGGCATGA
- a CDS encoding HAMP domain-containing sensor histidine kinase produces MTLRLRLLLALVGLVAAGLLIADAATYLSLRAFMVDRVDQQLADASQPISGWLNGFGRPSGSGTQAAGLPVGTYARLQTTSGEIVQAGTVVAYEGQSLPSPSIPKTLPVSQHDRPVLFTTGAIGDRTHFRVLAATNSSSGQILIVAIPLTEVQQTLTRLLTIEAIVTGAVLLGLGVLAWWLVRRELRPLEGMAAAAGRIAAGDLSERVAPAERKTEVGRLGLALNAMLERIEHAFAERTASEERLRRFLADASHELRTPLTSIRGYAEMFHRGAKDNADDLALVMRRIEEEGQRMGIMVDELLLLARLGEGREPEREAVNLGRIVADAVSDARAANPERDIELTTPDELYVLGDDPQLRQVVANLLGNALRHTPATAAVRATAATDGSSAVLTVSDEGPGMPPEVAARVFEPFYRADPARARTTGGAGLGLAIVAAIVQAHGGSIALQSEDGDGSTFTVRLPLTSAPATPVSESDADLETTVPEAESPAAE; encoded by the coding sequence ATGACCCTTCGACTGCGCCTGCTCCTCGCCCTCGTCGGCTTGGTCGCCGCGGGCCTTCTGATCGCCGACGCGGCGACCTACCTCTCTCTGCGCGCATTCATGGTCGACCGCGTCGATCAGCAACTGGCCGACGCCAGCCAGCCAATCTCGGGATGGCTCAACGGCTTCGGGAGGCCCAGCGGCAGCGGCACACAAGCCGCCGGACTCCCCGTGGGCACGTACGCGCGCCTACAGACGACGAGCGGCGAAATCGTGCAGGCAGGTACAGTCGTCGCCTACGAGGGACAATCGCTGCCGTCCCCCAGCATCCCCAAGACTCTGCCGGTATCCCAGCACGACCGCCCCGTGCTGTTCACCACGGGGGCCATCGGCGATCGCACTCACTTCCGCGTCCTCGCGGCCACGAACTCCTCCAGCGGCCAGATTCTCATCGTCGCCATTCCCCTGACCGAGGTACAGCAGACGCTGACCCGACTCCTCACCATCGAGGCGATCGTCACCGGCGCCGTGCTGCTCGGACTGGGAGTGCTCGCCTGGTGGCTCGTGCGGCGCGAGTTGCGGCCGCTCGAAGGAATGGCCGCGGCCGCCGGTCGCATTGCCGCCGGCGATCTCTCGGAACGCGTCGCGCCGGCCGAGCGCAAGACCGAGGTGGGACGGCTGGGTCTGGCCCTCAATGCCATGCTCGAGCGTATCGAACACGCCTTCGCCGAACGCACCGCGAGCGAGGAACGCCTGCGCCGCTTCCTCGCCGACGCGTCACACGAGCTGCGTACGCCGCTCACCTCCATCCGCGGCTACGCCGAGATGTTCCATCGCGGCGCCAAGGACAACGCCGACGACCTCGCCTTGGTGATGCGTCGCATCGAAGAAGAGGGACAGCGCATGGGCATCATGGTCGATGAACTGCTGCTCCTGGCGCGACTCGGCGAGGGCCGCGAACCGGAGCGCGAGGCGGTGAACCTCGGGCGCATCGTCGCCGATGCCGTCTCGGACGCGCGCGCCGCCAACCCCGAACGCGACATCGAGCTCACTACTCCGGACGAGCTCTACGTGCTCGGCGACGACCCTCAACTCCGCCAGGTCGTCGCCAACCTGCTCGGCAACGCCTTGCGCCACACGCCGGCTACGGCCGCCGTGCGCGCTACCGCGGCGACCGACGGCTCCTCGGCCGTCCTCACCGTCAGCGACGAGGGACCCGGGATGCCGCCGGAGGTTGCCGCACGAGTCTTCGAGCCTTTCTACCGCGCCGACCCCGCGCGCGCCCGCACCACCGGCGGTGCCGGACTGGGCCTCGCGATCGTCGCTGCCATCGTCCAGGCACACGGCGGCAGCATCGCGCTGCAGTCCGAGGACGGCGACGGGTCCACCTTCACCGTCCGGCTGCCGCTGACCTCGGCCCCGGCGACGCCCGTCTCAGAATCCGACGCGGACCTCGAGACGACGGTCCCCGAAGCAGAGTCGCCCGCCGCCGAATAG